Proteins encoded in a region of the Canis lupus dingo isolate Sandy chromosome 17, ASM325472v2, whole genome shotgun sequence genome:
- the TMEM127 gene encoding transmembrane protein 127 isoform X1 — protein MYAPGGAGLPGGRRRRSPGGSALPKQPERSLASALPGALSITALCTALAEPAWLHIHGGTCSRQELGVSDVLGYVHPDLLKDFCMNPQTVLLLRVIAAFCFLGILCSLSAFLLDVFGPKHPALKITRRYAFAHILTVLQCATVIGFSYWASELILAQQQQHKKYHGSQVYVTFAVSFYLVAGAGGASILATAANLLRHYPTEEEEQALELLSEMEENEPYPAEYEVINQFQPPPAYTP, from the exons ATGTACGCCCCCGGAGGCGCAGGGCTGCCCGGCGGGCGCCGGCGGAGGAGCCCGGGAGGCAGCGCTCTGCCCAAGCAGCCGGAGCGTAGCCTGGCCTCGGCTCTGCCGGGTGCCCTGTCCATCACGGCGCTGTGCACTGCCCTCGCCGAGCCTGCCTGGCTGCACATCCACGGTGGCACCTGTTCCCGCCAGGAGCTGGGGGTCTCCGACGTGCTGGGCTACGTGCACCCGGACCTGCTGAAAG ACTTCTGCATGAATCCCCAGACAGTACTGCTTCTGCGGGTCATCGCCGCCTTCTGCTTCCTGGGCATCCTGTGCAGTCTCTCTGCGTTCCTCCTAGATGTCTTTGGGCCCAAGCATCCCGCTCTGAAGATTACCCGTCGCTATGCCTTCGCCCACATCCTCACAG TCCTGCAGTGTGCCACCGTCATCGGCTTTTCTTACTGGGCTTCTGAACTCATCCTGGCCCAGCAGCAGCAACATAAGAAGTACCATGGTTCCCAGGTCTATGTCACCTTTGCTGTCAGTTTCTACTTGGTGGCAGGAGCTGGTGGAGCTTCAATCCTGGCCACAGCAGCCAACCTTCTGCGCCACTACCccacggaggaggaggagcaggccctGGAGCTGCTCTCAGAGATGGAGGAGAATGAGCCCTATCCAGCAGAGTATGAGGTCATCAACCAATTCCAGCCGCCCCCGGCCTACACACCCTAA
- the TMEM127 gene encoding transmembrane protein 127 isoform X2: protein MNPQTVLLLRVIAAFCFLGILCSLSAFLLDVFGPKHPALKITRRYAFAHILTVLQCATVIGFSYWASELILAQQQQHKKYHGSQVYVTFAVSFYLVAGAGGASILATAANLLRHYPTEEEEQALELLSEMEENEPYPAEYEVINQFQPPPAYTP, encoded by the exons ATGAATCCCCAGACAGTACTGCTTCTGCGGGTCATCGCCGCCTTCTGCTTCCTGGGCATCCTGTGCAGTCTCTCTGCGTTCCTCCTAGATGTCTTTGGGCCCAAGCATCCCGCTCTGAAGATTACCCGTCGCTATGCCTTCGCCCACATCCTCACAG TCCTGCAGTGTGCCACCGTCATCGGCTTTTCTTACTGGGCTTCTGAACTCATCCTGGCCCAGCAGCAGCAACATAAGAAGTACCATGGTTCCCAGGTCTATGTCACCTTTGCTGTCAGTTTCTACTTGGTGGCAGGAGCTGGTGGAGCTTCAATCCTGGCCACAGCAGCCAACCTTCTGCGCCACTACCccacggaggaggaggagcaggccctGGAGCTGCTCTCAGAGATGGAGGAGAATGAGCCCTATCCAGCAGAGTATGAGGTCATCAACCAATTCCAGCCGCCCCCGGCCTACACACCCTAA